Genomic window (Magnolia sinica isolate HGM2019 chromosome 6, MsV1, whole genome shotgun sequence):
gcctaagttaccaacatcgtaacacaagatcattaaataaaaggaatttaagatctaatggatgtagggatatccaattagcatagggtatggTGTATTTTAAAGTAGAAGGCCTGATACAACCTAGGGtaaattagggttttaggaaattggAAAAATCTAGGAAAATTATATATTTCtagatttagggttaggattttggtAGAGAGGAAAGGGGGTTTTGATTTAACGGTGAAAGGAAGCCAAGACAAGGTGTGGCCATACGGCCAACCCAGAAGGTTCACATGTGTGGCCATATGGTCACATGTGTGGTGTGGGATGGATGggtttagaggtgggcatcgagttgagtcggactggattgggtccaactcgatttgatccgatttttcaagaacctgacccgaactcgaaccgATTTGGGACCAAGTTTAGCAGggctaactcgatccgatccgaatccttgctggcctgacccgaagcGAGTCCGACTCGGTTTGGGAAActgaatcgagtcggatcgagttgagtctagggagagagagggagagaaaggaggagagaaagaaggagatgtgggaaattgggagagaaagaaggagagaaaggaggagagaaggaaggagaggagggaaatcgggagagaaagagggagagaaaggaggagagatgggtgggtgcggcgcctccttcgggtagagaaagaggggttagggttcgttcggatttcggattggatcggtccggattgaccacgatccgaactcaaTCCGATGCACGATCAAATCTGAATGGTCCTACTCGATCTGCACCAatccaggccttcggttcggttcGAATCGGGTTGGATTCACCGGATTGGGTCGGATTCTGCTCAGTTCTAGATGGGTTAGGTCTCTTAGGGTTCGGGATTGTAGATAGGTAAAGGAAAGCTGAGTTTATGAAAAAGATGAAGGCTTAGGATGGGAGAATAGAATAACTTGAAGAAAATAGCTTGATGTAGGGAAAAATAGatgatgtggggatagatggagatctcacacctccgttgatgaagattagcctcacaccaatttcccttccaaatcacatggaagtatcttcaaatatcatgaagatggaagaagaagaagaaagtaagagcttctctctctctctctctctctctctctctctctctctcttcctctcttttaatcacaaaatccaatgagggagagggtcacacgcccaccctcttttatagctctaagaaagttaaaaaattacaataaacaccttattttgtgaattttgatgaaaatagccATAGTCTAACTCAAATCAGCCGAAAACACTCATGATGGTGTCTAAACATaacataaataaaactaaattctATAAGGtaataaaatctaagaaaaactaGTGTGGAATATCCACGATCAATGGCTCGATCATGTGATCTAATGGCCAGATCGTCACGTTcctccaatccaacggtctggatcactctatAAAGCCGCCAATGTACATTttctcaatgtggggtcttccagatgcttgcacatgcacacggggtcttcagcacgatcacgggtactcgcctagccacagggaaatcggtgCGGTTCTCTTCCTCCTCTGATATGTACGCAAAAGTGTACGTGAAGTGCTGTCCTCATTACCCTCTAGTATGCTCGGCTGGATGAGCCCCTCTAATCTATTTGCTGCAAAATATCCGGGACTATCAGCCTCCAGTTTAGGTACACACCTAATCCAGGGGCGTTTTCATACCAGGCTTGAGTGGGTTTGCTTGCGTGAAGTgtgggcacacttggggtgaaCGACTTGTGTGAGTCgggacccatgtgaagtgaggcccacgaggggggaTCGGTCAAGGGCCTgacctgagctatgagataaagggattgatttgtcatGCTCTATTAGTTGGATCTTTTAGAGGAAGTGGTTAGTTgtctcatcgggggtgattaatgcaggggcattttcacactgggatTGATtggggtggcttgtgtgaagcaggggcacacttggggtgggcggcttaTGTGATgtgggtgactcgtgtgaggcaGGACTCATGTGAAGTGAGGCACACGAGAGGGGTTCGGCCAAGCGGCCTGACTTGGGCTATGAggtaaatggattgattcgccacactCTATTAGTTTaatcttttagagcaagtggttagttgtcgtGCATCAAAAGAAAGCTTGAACtcatagagcatggcaaatcaattactttatctcatagcccgggtCAGGCCCTCAGCCGAaccccacttgtgggccccacttcacatgggtcttgCCTCATATGAGCCACTCACCTCACACGAGCAGCCCTCCTCGAGTGTGCCTCCGCTTCACACATGCCAtttcactcgagcccggtgtgaaaatgcccctacattaataatccccagtgaggagtctcgaacacgagacctcctgactttgataccacttttgaTAGTGGACAACCGGCCAACGCACCAAAAAGCTCCAAAACTGTTGGGGGAGCACCGATTTATCTCTATATTTTGGCTCTTCCAGGCAAACCCAGACGAGTCCTCACCCTGGGCAACCCCCGCATCACACGGGTCCCCGAATCACACGGTCCCACAATAGGTTCGTCCCACCTCGTGGCCATCCAACATCTCACAGGCCCCAcctcgtgggccaccccacccccCAGTGTGGAGATACAATGCATCCTTGAAGTCACACCAAGATGCTTTCGCATCATCTTCCCACACCGGTGAGGAGATtcaatctcaaaaaagaaaaagaaaaagaagaaaaaaagaaaaagtggacACAACCGACATCCCTACTGGTTTGCACCCATGACCTAGGGCAGTTCTGCTTCATGGTCATCCCACTTCTTCTAACTGGTGCAATTCTGgatctccattgcacatggccaaaccatgcAATTCTACTTACCTTCATCTCATTACTTATTGGTGCTACTTCTAAtttcctcaaatgcattcatttctaattctcttGAGGGACCCCTTCATGAAATATTTTGACtataagtgggcccacatggattccaattcagtgcagttcACACTTTTCTGGCTAGAGGAGGAAGTTGAGCTCCTTGATGAGGCCTTTGGTAGCCAATCCAAGGAAACACTACTTTTGCAACTAAGCAATCAGCCTGGAACTTATAATCTTCATGTACATGATCTTGACATTAAAGCATCGTGCTGCAGTCATCTGATTTAACTAACCGTTGCTTTGTTGCAAAAGTAGTGTCCCTTCTCTTTGTACTAACATTTGGGTCTTGGCATCCTTTCTGTCATCTATGTAGCTATTTCTAGACAGTTTTATCTTATGGAGAAACAATGCATACAAATTCGATCGtttcgaaagaaaaaaaaaagagcaacaaTGTAATAGGAATCGAGATCAATGATTTGAAACACTTCCATAGAAGACGGTTGTCTTCATGAGTTTTGCATTTGATATAAAATGCATTTTTTCCCCATTTTCTGTTATGTGTATGAATCCAAGAGTTGCTCAAGGATGGCATGCTTGGATGCTTGCTCATGAGCGTGTATGTCGTCGGTAATGGTTTGAAGAATCCATTTGTTGTTCGAATATTTTATATCACAATCCACCATTTGCAGGCATTGGTATTCTTGTTGGCTCTTGTTGTAAGGGCTGCAAACAGATCAGCAGAGTATGACAGTGATGATGAGTACTTAGGCCCAAGGCCCAACATGCGTCAGTCATTGATAAACAGGCAGAGTGCTCCAGTAACTGGGGTGCCAGTGACTGGTTTTCTAGATCATCGTCCAAGCAGGAAGGTCTCCTGGAGTACACGGACGAGAGAAAAGGTGTGGTCTTTTTTGAGCAAAATTCTCCTTTTCATTGAAAGTAGTTGGGTTTTATGCATGTTCTAATTTCCATTGGTTTCCTCCTCTTCTCCTGCTTCCCTTCAAATAGTATGGGCTCGATGAATCTGAGTTCACATACAACCCCACAGAAGCAAACAGGTTTCAGCAAGCAGCAGCAGCGCCAGCGCCAGCAGAAGAAAAAGGATGGTGCAGCATAATGTGATAGTTGGCCACTGAAACTCACTGAGGGCAGgtttctcttaaaaaaaaatgatttcatcAGACATCGGTGTGCGACTGGAAGTTTCTCAGAATGGTTTTCTTTTTGGTTGTGCAGAATAGACCGTTTGAACAGTGTTCACTTTTCATTTGAAGGCACTCGTAATATTCATGTTGTCAGGAATGCTTAGAAATGGGTATTGCCATGACTACCTTCATCCAAGAAATGCTTATGGGCGCACCATCCCATGTTCTCTCTGGGATCCAGGTAATTATGACCGACAACATACAACCCACCTGTCTTGCATGCTAGCGTATCATGTTTGTAGCAGATCAGAGCCATTGTTAGACTCTCTCACGCAAAGGGTGGGTCcgtaccatgaagatcacctggcacaaaaatcaggctgatccccGTGTTAGCCTTACTGCCCAGCATGAAACAATGGAGTGTTTGACTTGGATTTGCAGGTTGTCTAAATCAAcatgctcatgtggcccacctaatgagtgtatAGAGTTTGTGAGTATTTAGATACATGTTCGAAGTTATGGAGTTGGATGTGTTGAATGGTCTAGAATGCCAGGTCTCTAGACTtgtatccaatccactcatcagtttTCTCATGTTGGGAAGTGGGCAGAAATGAGGCAAATTGaaaactcaagttggccaaactactggaaaaaaaaaaaaagaagagtagggattgaatgcccgccattgaaacctacttaggaccacataagttttggttcaGGCTGATTTTCGTGTTCTCTTCGTCCTGGTGGAATctccttatgaacgggttggatggcacataaacatcagtggccgtgggccccaggaaggttttagtggtgggagtttccatacccactgtttcgtgtggtgtggcccacttcagttttggatctgccacatggtcatcatggtgggccccactgcttcTGGTTATCGGGCTCTCCTTAACATGGGTTAGGAATTAGCTTTCCCTTAGTAAAGACAGGGACTGACATCAGAAGTTCGCAGGAGTATGCCGTTAaggatcttatatatatatatatacctctgTAGATGGGCAGGAAGGTACGAGGAGGTTcgagccattcatctggtgggccctaggGTGATGAGCTATATCAAGAGGGGAAATGTTTCCTTGTATGTACATGGGGTTAAGCAGTCGTGAGGTTTGGATTGTTCATATGGTGGCACCCACAGAAATGGATTACAAAAATAGTGGTGTGTCGACTATCTACCAGTTTTGGGGTGCAGCCCATTCAAAGTATCTCATTATATGGTCTGTCCAGATCCTGTGCGCATGTACAACATGCATGAGATGGTGCCTCTGTACCACTGTTAATCCAAGCTCACTTTAATGTACCTTTATGAGTTCAGGACTGGGCGCGACACCCTTTTCATCGAATGCTGGGTCCATTTCTTCTCTCCAGATGGGATGGGATGGCACTTTatatgaaatttcttggactttAAAAAAGTCATTTTAGTCTAATAGCCCAGTTCGGTCcggaatgggatgggatgggatggcaCTTGatatgaaatttcttggacttgaaAAAAGTCATTTTAGTCGGATAGCCCAGTTCGGTACGGCCCAGTCCGGCCTCAAGTCATAGGTATCCATGATCTTTCCTACAGATATGCGTTTCCAATCCTTGATCaggcaacacatgcatcttgcatGTAGGCCATTGGTTTCAGTTCTGTCTTTTTCTTTGTGGAAAACGCTTGCGTCTCTGGCATAGGCACTTGCTCGGATAACTTTCCcgattgtggaaaaaaaaaaaaggaaaaaaaaaagacttaccgttcatgaaatccaacccgtccatcacgTACAGCGTCTCTTGTTTGGCTTtgatcctaaaaatcaggctgattcgacattcaggtgggccaacccataaaattatacctaaaacctctaattccacatggtgtggcccacctgagttttcgaaTATGTGATTTTTGGCTAATTCTTTCATCTTCATGAGATatgaagggattggatggcatataaccaCCAAGTTGGGCCCTATAGAAAACTGATGGCGGGCCTCccatcctatggtgtggcctacctgagttttggatcattgtacctgatagatggtgtggatcttaagAAAGTACTAaacaatagatggtgtggatcttaagAAAGTACCAAACAACAAGTGGCTCTCGGTTAGCAAAAGTGACCTTCGTGAGGTACCTAGAGCgcctctttgtttttctttgctaatgtgtggcccactttattcaCGGGGCGGAAAGTAAGGATCCGATCAATCTTTGAGCTTCACTCGGGCCTCGGGTTTTATGGTGTCGGGTCGGGCCGGGTTAGTTGCATATAATATAATGGATCTTTCGTTTACTTTTCATGTAGAAGGTATGGTTGTACGGTTCCTAGCCGTTAAGACTCGCGGGAGTTCAGATTCAAAATTTGCTCTCTCACCCCACAGacgtttttcttcttcctctaacATAAAGCATCTGAAACAAACCCACGGTAGATTGATCAGAAACGGTGAAATCCATGACATCGTGACCGTTGGCAAGCTCGTGGCAGACATCGTGGTCTCGGATCCTTCAAACCTTAATTATGCTCGATCCGTTTTCGCTCGGATCGAATCTCCCCTCAACATTTTCACCTGGAATTCCATGATAAGAGGCTACGCCCATAGCTCCACACCAGTGCAGGCGATATCACTCTACCGGGAAATGCTAGAGAAGGGATTTCTACCCAACAACTACACATTCCCCTTTGTATTCAAGGCTTGCACCCAGCTCATGAATCTCGATCTTGGATTGGCGATCCATGCATCGGTAATCAAATGCGGGCTCGAAGACTCCGATGTTTTCATCCAAACTTCGTTGGTGAATCTGTATGCCTCGTGTGGGTGTATAGAAATTGCACGCCAGCTGTTCGACAGAAGTCCCAAGAAAGATGTTACCTCTTGGAATGCCCTTATTAAGGGCTATCTGAGGGTTGATAGGTACATGGATGCTATTCATGTGTTCAGACGAATGCAAGATGAGGCGAATGTGAGGGCCGATGAGATTACTATGCTTAGTGTAGTGTTGGCTTGTGCCCATTTGGGGGCATTGGATATGGGCCAATGGATACACTCCTATATCAATAAGAATCGAATGCAGATGACTGTGAGCTTGGGGACTGCCCTTGTCGATATGTATGCAAAGTGTGGGAATATTGATACTGCAGTTTCTTTGTTTGAAAGCATGCCTGAGAGGGATGTGAGGACATGGAGTGTGATGATCAGCGGGCTTGCCATTCATGGGTTTGCAAATGAAGCCCTTGATCTCCTCTCCAAGATGGAGAGGGTTGGGGTCAAGCCGGATTCAGTGACTTTCACTGGCATTCTGTGTGCGTGTAGCCATGCAGGCATGACACGAGAGGGACTAGAAATTCTTGATAGGATGATCCACGTGTACCTTTTCGAGCCCACAATTGAGCATTATGGTTGTGTCGTGGATCTCTTGGGCCGAGCAGGCCGTTTGGAGGAGGCATTGCATTTGATCGAGAGGATTCCTCTGAAACCAGATGTTGTTCTCTGGGGTGCTCTTCTAGTGGCTTGTAGGGTTCATAAGAACATCGAGATGGGTGAATTGGTCGCGAAGGAGATGCTCAAGTTGGATCCTTacaatggtggagcccacgtaTTCTTATCCAATATCTATGCATCCACAGGCAATTGGGGCCGAGTCGAACATGTGaggaacttgatgaaggagcagagGATTAAGAAGCTGCCTGGGTCTAGCTTGATCGAATTGGATGGTGTTGTTCATGAATTCATCGCCAGAGACCGATCCCATCCTCAGACCAGCCGAATTAATGTGATGTTGGATGAGATCACGAGGCTTTTGAGCATCGAAGGGCATGCACCCACTACCCGTGGAATTTCATTTGATATAGATGAGGAGGAAAAGGAGCAAGCTCTCTCTCAACATAGTGAGAAGCTGGCGATTGCTTTTGGATTGATCAGCACTAGGCAAGGGACCACCCTCCGCGTTGTGAAGAACCTTAGGGTTTGTGAGGATTGCCATTCTGCAATGAAGTTGATATCGAAGATCTTCGATCGGCTTATAATCATTAGAGACCGCAGCCGCTTTCATCACTTCAAAGATGGATTTTGTTCTTGTAGAGATTACTGGTGAAAAAACCAATGACAAGGTCAAGAAATAAACTGATCAGAATGCATTGCTACAGAACATCGACTTTCATCTTTTGCTATAGCCATAGATGTGTAATCGACCTGATGACAAAAGCAGCCCGACTTTTGGTCCATCTCAAATACAGTGGGGCGCACCAATGAACACAGGATCTTGCACATTGCATGCCATATTTTCAGAGAATAGGATTCTTGCAGGCAGCCATAGCAGGGCTCATGTTTGTATTCATCCTCTTTTATGATTTAGTTGTGATCACTCGTTATTATTCTAAATCCATACATGTGAGGCCCTTAAAAGGCTTTCTGGGCCCTGTCAATATTGAAGCGATGCCGATAATGAGCAATGGAAATTATCAGAAAATTTGGCAAAATACCACAGATCATGTGACTGTAATTCAATAAGTTAGCCAACCCAACCTGCACTATGACGACTGCCCATTCCTATCCTACAAATGAAGGGTTGGATGGATTTTCTCAATTCAGAAAGAGTTGGGAAATTGTTGATGTCCCTATAGTGGAGCTGTTTGAAATGGATAAATCTTCGTggaatttttgggacatccttaTACACCCACATTTCAAGTTCTTGCCATTGATCTGGTGGTCCCATTTGGACAAGAGATGCGCCAAAATTTTCTATATGGAATGCTTGCGAGACTCCAAGTTGGTGGGTCCTACCTAACTTGGCAAGACAAGTTGGTGGATCCTACCTGACTTGGCAAGACGGAGCTAGCTAAATGGCCGCACAACCTTCCTTGAGGAGGTTTATCTCATTGCAAGTTTTATTTCAACTCTCTCCCATCCCATGTATACATGTGGAAGGATTTCTGTCTCTCACCCTATTTCCAACTCTATATGAGAAAGAGGAAAGCAAAAAAGAGAGCGGAGATGGAGATAGGCGCCACCATTGAATAAGACAGTTCTTCATTTGGTTACCATTTCTATCACTGGCGACGTGGAGTGACCGTCTTTCCTTACTGTAGTGGTTGAATTGTGGATAATCATCATATTTTCTTCATATGGTGGTTGGATTGTTTATCACTTTTGGCTTTGTGTCATTTGTCCAACTCAAATTGCTATAATATCTGTATTGACATGAGGTAACGTTAGCATCATGTTCGAAAGTTCCTTGTCCAATTTCTGTTTGGCTTTGTTTGTCTTTGTTATCCCACAATGGCGGTTGTTGGCCTTTATCCACTTTTGTTTTGCACCGTTGCTTTGAAAACTGCAGATTAGAACAGGAGCGACTAAATGGCTAGTCTAGATTGATAAGTGACAGTGGGCACACTTTCTTGGTAGAGTTTCAGGGCTGCCGACTATGAAAAGCTTGGAAACTTTTCATTGGGAACTCACCTAAGTCATGCCTCCGACGATGGTGACTGCAGAGGTGGAGGCGGTTTTATGGGCCTACACGTAGATGTATGCTAGAGAGAGATGGGCGACCCATCTCACAATTTTCCTCTTGTGGCTCGTTCGAGTCCGCTATTcacctaatttatttatttatttattttatcctaaGGCTAGCCTATGTAACAGATGTATGGAGGGGATGTTATATTCTCATGAGAGCAGGCCCCACAAAGCCTTTGTTCCATGGTCTCTTTTAAGAGCTAGTTTGGATACCACctaataagtaactttttaattttataacTTTTAAACTTAAGTTGGTTTTGTAAGCACATTGTGAAAGTAACATATGtgatgaaagtttttttttttttttccttgttttttaACTTTCAACTTTTGTACTTGTTTCTCTGTCTCTTTGCACGTGATGGATGGTACATATTAAATGAGGCCTCACATAACGGGTTGTccccatcaaaggtggggctcacacgatggttagtccacatcaaagatggagACCATACAATAGACGGTgcacatcgaaggtgggccccacaatatggACGACCACATCAAGGTAAGCCCATgtaatggattgtccacatcaaagtcgcatgatggatgacccgcaTTGAAGGCGGGGCTTATATAATGgacaatctacatcaaaggtaggctctaTCGTATTAAAAGGTGGGCCGAACAAACTCAAGAGATAAATACTCAcctgatgttggaaaccaaacgtACTTTTTAACTTTTTGACTAATAAACATGTCGTTTGCTAAACATACTTTTATACTTTTTGATTAAAATGGAaataagttacttgaggcataagtaggtTATCTAACGTAACTTTTGATCCAAACGTCCCGTGAATATGTTTGGTATAGTTGGGAGGGCTACATGcgttagggaagcggattgcgtacggaGTAACTTAGTAAGCGTACCAAGTAAACCCTGTGGGGCCTACTATCATTCATACATttcatccgttccgtccatccattttaccagataattttagaggtttatcccaaaaatggatgatatcaaaaactcaagcggaacacaccacatgaaacagtgtgaattgaacatctaccgttgaaaagttcttgggggccgcagaagttttaaatcaagcttgtatttgttttttcccttcatccatgtctgtatgatcttattaactggttggatgacaaataaacaccattgtgggccttaggaatgtttcaatggtggaaatcaatactttcactttttcctgtggtataatccccttgagcttttgataGATTTAAATTTTGacctcaacccctaaaatgatctggaaaaacggatggacggcgtggataaactacatttattcacggtgggcccaacaaagtttactcagtaccataagagcgtactgagtaactcagtacgcaatccgattccatgCGTTAGAAGCAGTGAAAGAAAGAGGGCACAATCTACGTCATCCCTTGTGTGGCAAAATCGCAGCAGTCCTCTCCCAAGGAACTACATATTTACGGTGAAAATACCCTCTCAAAACACCATTAAAGCTGCTTACAAGGGCAGAAATATCAAAGGCCAATGGCTATATATAGTGATGATGACATTATATATGGCAGTAGTGTTGGGATGATCTCATTTAACTGACATGCAAACATGCTCTAAAGATAGAGAGATGCTAACTTAGCTTTGAATAGGCTATTCTAAGTACGGTTGTGCCAAAAATCTGGTTGGtcaaatgatgtagagcgggggttgcggacagtttcatggccaagatggatcaaaaaaggctcgGTCAACGacaaagtgatccggaccatcagaccttagatcgggcgtatctcgcaatctgaaatgagttatctgacgtaaaatatatgattttggggtagaacgagctactttacgttgggttgcgcagcctggaattgcgaaaaacccctggatcgacagtcgtttccctattttaatttcatttttactataaataataagttttagtttgattataactcttcatccgttgggctttaagagttgcgcccaacgtgaaaagagcttagaataattaggagaacggtttggtgaagctaaataggacactaactatttttggccgaaaaccttacacactagtagacatcacgaccgtctataaatagtaagtttaatcTTTATAGTAAGtagcgaattctaggagttttagttatagtttgattttgatttctttcccattgcttggtacctttatttaaagggttgtgaactcatttttatgcattcattaatcaatttcgaatttattagaatttatttctattttctgctttctttcttcgtggattcgagaagtctctttgAAGAGTTCAGAGaaattccgtggattcggaatagttatcctctcgaggaagacggtgctcgacctcatgtcctcccctACGTCTTcaaattcatcaggtgggccacacatgtaataGGTTGTTGGTTgtctttttctcaattttcaaTTATTCTCATAATATTCACGGTACGGTCCACCTAATTAGCTGGACATGCCATGTCAGCACATGTGCCTGTAATCT
Coding sequences:
- the LOC131249475 gene encoding putative pentatricopeptide repeat-containing protein At5g40405, with the translated sequence MDLSFTFHVEGMVVRFLAVKTRGSSDSKFALSPHRRFSSSSNIKHLKQTHGRLIRNGEIHDIVTVGKLVADIVVSDPSNLNYARSVFARIESPLNIFTWNSMIRGYAHSSTPVQAISLYREMLEKGFLPNNYTFPFVFKACTQLMNLDLGLAIHASVIKCGLEDSDVFIQTSLVNLYASCGCIEIARQLFDRSPKKDVTSWNALIKGYLRVDRYMDAIHVFRRMQDEANVRADEITMLSVVLACAHLGALDMGQWIHSYINKNRMQMTVSLGTALVDMYAKCGNIDTAVSLFESMPERDVRTWSVMISGLAIHGFANEALDLLSKMERVGVKPDSVTFTGILCACSHAGMTREGLEILDRMIHVYLFEPTIEHYGCVVDLLGRAGRLEEALHLIERIPLKPDVVLWGALLVACRVHKNIEMGELVAKEMLKLDPYNGGAHVFLSNIYASTGNWGRVEHVRNLMKEQRIKKLPGSSLIELDGVVHEFIARDRSHPQTSRINVMLDEITRLLSIEGHAPTTRGISFDIDEEEKEQALSQHSEKLAIAFGLISTRQGTTLRVVKNLRVCEDCHSAMKLISKIFDRLIIIRDRSRFHHFKDGFCSCRDYW